Proteins from a genomic interval of Medicago truncatula cultivar Jemalong A17 chromosome 3, MtrunA17r5.0-ANR, whole genome shotgun sequence:
- the LOC11429189 gene encoding trihelix transcription factor ASIL1 encodes MNEKIENKDQIQQNQESPRKLQNNIIGSGNERLKRDEWSEGAVTTLLEAYESKWVLRNRAKLKGQDWEDVAKHVSSRSNSTKSPKTQTQCKNKIESMKKRYRSESASSDVSSWPLYSRLDLLLRGTGQLSTTTLNNNQAGLVLLEPSSLVMSHAQEEVHQPLVPPPITTAQNSHGSNGVDKLIKEDEIETKSSDHIANKNPLETDSSTPALYSEKDEQRSKKRRMRTENNNNKRQKKETMGIAESIRWVAEVVVRSEQTRMETLKEIEKMRVEAEAKRGEMEIKRTEIIANTQLEIARIFANVNNKDKDKDVDVDSSLRIGRS; translated from the exons atgaatgaaaaaatagaaaacaaagatCAAATTCAACAAAACCAAGAATCACCAAGAAAATTACAAAACAATATTATTGGTAGTGGAAATGAGAGACTAAAAAGAGATGAATGGAGTGAAGGAGCAGTTACAACACTTCTTGAAGCATATGAATCAAAATGGGTACTTAGAAATAGAGCAAAACTCAAAGGACAAGATTGGGAAGATGTTGCAAAACATGTTTCATCAAGATCAAACTCAACTAAGTCACCAAAGACACAAACACAGTGTAAGAATAAGATTGAGTCAATGAAGAAAAGGTATAGATCAGAATCAGCTAGTTCAGATGTTTCATCTTGGCCTTTGTATTCTAGACTTGATCTTCTTCTACGTGGGACAGGACAATTATCTACAACAACACTAAACAATAATCAAGCAGGTTTGGTTTTGTTGGAACCATCATCACTTGTTATGTCACATGCACAAGAAGAAGTTCATCAGCCACTTGTTCCTCCACCTATTACAACTGCTCAAAACTCACATGGATCAAATGGCGTTGATAAATTAATCAAG GAAGATGAAATAGAAACTAAGTCATCTGACCATATAGCTAACAAGAATCCATTGGAAACTGATAGTAGCACGCCGGCGCTTTACAGCGAAAAAGACGAGCAAAGAAGCAAAAAGAGGAGAATGAGAACagaaaacaataacaacaagaggcaaaagaaagaaacaatggGAATAGCAGAAAGCATAAGGTGGGTAGCAGAGGTGGTAGTGAGATCAGAACAAACAAGAATGGAGACATTGAAAGAGATAGAGAAGATGAGAGTTGAAGCTGAGGCAAAGAGAGGAGAAATGGAAATCAAGAGAACTGAAATTATTGCTAATACACAACTTGAAATTGCTAGGATCTTTGCAAATGttaataataaagataaagataaagatgttgatgttgattcaTCATTGAGAATTGGAAGAAGCTAA
- the LOC11420592 gene encoding thioredoxin-like protein CITRX, chloroplastic, protein MINPFTQKPSFSFLTQKLSLSLSKIFHLPSSMALFHSYTLPHHKLSTLSPFSTFSSKPLSVSPSSSAFSSSTHQHPYPLTISTDFNNRKLLCKPPKGKHVKEDYLVKKLSAEEIQELVKGDRNVPLIIDFYATWCGPCILMAQELEMLAVEYENNAMIVKVDTDDEYEFARDMQIWPIRTPLIHLR, encoded by the exons ATGATAAACCCCTTCACTCAAAAACCCTCTTTCTCTTTCCTCACTCAAaaactctctctttctctctctaaaatcttCCATCTTCCATCTTCAATGGCTCTCTTCCATTCCTACACTCTTCCACATCACAAACTATCTACTCTTTCACCCTTTTCAACCTTCTCTTCAAAACCTCTCTCTGTTTCTCCCTCTTCTTctgctttttcttcttcaacacATCAACATCCTTATCCTCTCACCATATCCACCGACTTCAACAATAGAAAGTTGCTTTGCAAACCACCTAAAGGAAAACATGTTAAAGAAGACTATCTTGTG aaaaaattGTCAGCTGAAGAAATTCAAGAGCTGGTGAAGGGAGATAGAAATGTTCCTCTTATTATTGATTTCTACGCGACTTGGTGTGGTCCATGCATCTTAATGGCTCAAGAACTTGAAATG CTTGCAGTCGAGTATGAGAACAATGCGATGATTGTTAAAGTTGATACAGATGATGAGTATGAATTTGCACGCGACATGCAG atatggccgatcaggactccattgatccatctaagatga
- the LOC11420593 gene encoding uncharacterized protein, which produces MYREKNMAKTLKFVYVIVLFLSLFLAAKNIDGRVSYNSFIALPVCQTAADCPEGTRGRTYKCINNKCRYPKLLKPIQ; this is translated from the exons atgtatagagagaaaaatatggCTAAAACTCTCAAGTTTGTGtatgttattgttttatttctatCCCTTTTCCTTGCTGCAAAAAACATTGATG GGAGGGTTTCTTACAACTCCTTTatag CATTACCTGTTTGTCAAACTGCTGCTGATTGTCCAGAAGGTACCAGAGGTCGCACATATAAGTGTATCAACAACAAATGTAGATATCCTAAATTGTTGAAACCGATTCAATGA